A window of Phycobacter azelaicus contains these coding sequences:
- a CDS encoding class I SAM-dependent methyltransferase has protein sequence MTQRDAHWNAVYETKDPSKVSWYQPRPDTSLRAIALTGAENQPLIDVGGGASDLAKVLLERGWKDLTVLDISEAAHAVAAERLGRQSTQVTRIVANITDWTPPRRYAVWHDRAVFHFLIDAADRAAYVAALNAGVESGGYAILATFAPDGPDKCSGLPVRRYSCEQLAVEMGPGFELRHHWQEMHKTPGGAEQSFTWAVFQRL, from the coding sequence ATGACGCAGCGAGACGCACACTGGAACGCCGTATACGAGACAAAGGATCCCAGCAAAGTTAGCTGGTATCAGCCGCGCCCGGATACATCCCTTAGGGCGATTGCCCTGACTGGAGCCGAGAACCAACCCCTGATTGACGTGGGCGGCGGCGCGTCAGATCTGGCAAAGGTCTTGTTGGAGCGCGGTTGGAAAGACCTCACGGTTCTGGACATTTCGGAAGCCGCCCATGCCGTTGCCGCAGAGAGACTGGGCAGGCAGTCGACACAGGTCACGCGAATCGTTGCGAATATCACCGATTGGACGCCGCCGCGCCGATATGCCGTCTGGCATGATCGTGCGGTGTTCCACTTCCTGATCGATGCGGCGGACCGGGCGGCCTATGTCGCTGCACTGAACGCGGGTGTGGAGAGTGGCGGCTACGCGATCCTGGCCACCTTTGCGCCGGATGGCCCTGACAAATGCAGTGGTCTGCCCGTGCGCAGATATTCCTGCGAACAGCTGGCAGTCGAGATGGGTCCCGGGTTTGAGTTGCGACACCACTGGCAAGAGATGCACAAGACGCCCGGCGGCGCAGAGCAGTCCTTTACCTGGGCGGTATTTCAACGTCTCTGA
- a CDS encoding CDP-alcohol phosphatidyltransferase family protein, which produces MKPQIRAILVHLLTATGAVFAMLAMLAAANAEWSLMFLWLVVAFAVDGVDGPLARHYHVKRYAPQFDGVLLDLIIDYLTYVFIPAFALFQSGLMAGWTGWFAIIVITFASAMYFADTRMKTKDNSFSGFPGCWNMLVLVIFALQPSHWTSLALVTLLAIAMFLPLKFIHPVRTQRWRSISLPIALIWTALAGYAAWIDFHPESWAHWGLVVTSLYLLFVGIVQQVFPPKRT; this is translated from the coding sequence ATGAAACCTCAGATCCGCGCCATTCTTGTCCACCTTCTGACTGCAACCGGAGCCGTTTTTGCCATGCTGGCCATGCTGGCCGCGGCAAATGCAGAATGGAGCCTCATGTTCCTTTGGCTGGTGGTCGCCTTTGCCGTGGACGGCGTGGATGGTCCGCTGGCGCGTCACTATCACGTCAAACGCTATGCGCCCCAATTTGACGGGGTGCTTTTGGATCTGATCATCGACTACCTGACCTATGTTTTCATCCCGGCCTTTGCCCTGTTCCAATCAGGGCTGATGGCAGGTTGGACTGGCTGGTTCGCGATCATCGTCATCACCTTTGCCAGCGCGATGTATTTCGCCGATACGCGGATGAAGACAAAGGACAACTCCTTTTCTGGGTTTCCCGGGTGCTGGAACATGCTGGTGCTGGTAATCTTCGCCCTGCAGCCAAGCCATTGGACCAGTCTGGCGCTTGTTACGCTGTTGGCCATTGCCATGTTCCTGCCGCTGAAGTTCATTCACCCGGTTCGCACCCAGCGATGGCGTAGCATTTCCCTGCCGATCGCGCTGATCTGGACGGCGCTGGCCGGCTATGCAGCCTGGATCGACTTTCATCCCGAAAGCTGGGCGCATTGGGGGCTTGTAGTAACGTCGCTTTATCTTCTGTTCGTGGGAATCGTGCAGCAGGTCTTCCCTCCAAAGCGTACCTAA
- the ileS gene encoding isoleucine--tRNA ligase has protein sequence MCADTPQTPDYKDTLNLPKTDFPMRAGLPKREPTWLERWAKIGVYDRLRENAKGRQPFTLHDGPPYANGHLHIGHALNKTIKDIIVRSHQMMGFDARYVPGWDCHGLPIEWKIEEQYRKKGKNKDAVPVVEFRQECRAFADEWVDIQREEFKRLGITGNWADPYLTMDYHAEAVIAGEFQKFLMNGTLYQGSKPVMWSPVEKTALAEAEVEYHDKESFTIWVKFKVAEPADHKLAGAYVVIWTTTPWTMPSNKAVVYGEDIAYGLYEVTGTPEESWVKVGDKYVLADNLAADVMKRARLEEDQYTRVADVPVSDLAGIGLTHPLAGAEGGNGEWDDIRDFRAADFVTDTEGTGFVHCAPSHGMEEFELYRDLGMLEQVITYNVMDDGSFRADLPFFGGKYILNRKGGEGDANKAVIDKLVEVGGLMARGKIKHSYPHSWRSKAPIIYRNTPQWFVAVDRELGDGLDNYGKTIRERALTSIDQLVKWTPQTGRNRLYSMIEARPDWVLSRQRAWGVPLTCFTKKGALPTDSDYLLRNDEVNARIVAAFEEKGADVWYEDGFKEQVLGGIVDPEAYEQVFDVLDVWFDSGSTHAFVLRDRADGTEDGIADVYMEGTDQHRGWFHSSLLEACGTLGRAPYRNVVTHGFTLDEKGMKMSKSLGNTIVPEKVVQQYGADILRLWVAQTDYTADQRIGPEILKGTADSYRRLRNTMRFMLGSLGDFTEDQRVAPADMPELEQWVLHRLAELDHTVRQGYKAFDFNGVWQAIFNFATVDLSAFYFDIRKDALYCDGDTLNARAARTVLDILFHRLTTWLAPILVFTMEEVWLERFPGDDSSVHLVDIPETPADWLNEPLAAKWASIRQARRVVTSALEIQRTDKVIGASLEAAPVVHVRDAEVLAALKSVNFADICITSDVVLTGDPAPAEAFRMPEVDGISVVFEKADGEKCQRCWKIQPDVGSHAHPGVCGRCNTALG, from the coding sequence ATGTGCGCCGACACGCCCCAGACCCCCGACTATAAAGACACGCTGAACCTGCCCAAGACCGATTTCCCCATGCGCGCAGGCCTGCCCAAGCGCGAGCCCACATGGCTGGAGCGTTGGGCCAAGATCGGCGTCTATGATCGCCTGCGCGAGAACGCCAAGGGTCGCCAGCCCTTTACCCTGCATGATGGCCCTCCTTATGCGAACGGGCACCTGCACATTGGGCACGCGCTGAACAAGACCATCAAGGACATCATCGTGCGTTCGCACCAGATGATGGGTTTTGATGCGCGCTATGTGCCGGGCTGGGACTGTCACGGTCTGCCGATCGAGTGGAAGATCGAGGAACAGTACCGCAAGAAGGGCAAGAACAAGGATGCGGTGCCGGTCGTGGAATTCCGCCAGGAATGCCGCGCCTTTGCCGATGAATGGGTCGATATCCAGCGCGAAGAGTTCAAGCGTCTGGGTATCACCGGCAATTGGGCCGATCCCTACCTGACAATGGACTACCACGCCGAGGCGGTGATCGCGGGTGAATTCCAGAAATTCCTGATGAACGGAACGCTCTATCAGGGATCGAAACCCGTGATGTGGTCGCCGGTGGAGAAAACTGCCCTGGCCGAGGCCGAGGTGGAATACCACGACAAGGAAAGCTTCACCATCTGGGTGAAGTTCAAGGTGGCTGAGCCTGCCGATCACAAACTGGCAGGCGCCTATGTGGTGATCTGGACCACGACTCCGTGGACCATGCCGTCGAACAAGGCCGTGGTTTACGGCGAGGACATTGCCTACGGCCTTTACGAGGTGACCGGCACGCCGGAGGAATCCTGGGTCAAGGTGGGTGACAAATACGTGCTGGCCGACAACCTGGCAGCAGATGTGATGAAACGCGCGCGGCTGGAGGAAGACCAGTACACCCGCGTGGCCGATGTGCCGGTTTCGGACCTTGCCGGTATCGGTCTGACCCACCCGCTGGCAGGAGCCGAGGGCGGCAACGGCGAATGGGATGACATCCGCGATTTCCGCGCCGCCGATTTTGTGACCGACACCGAAGGCACCGGCTTCGTGCATTGCGCGCCCTCCCACGGGATGGAGGAATTCGAACTCTACCGCGACCTCGGCATGCTGGAGCAGGTTATCACCTACAACGTGATGGATGATGGTTCCTTCCGGGCCGATCTGCCCTTCTTTGGCGGCAAGTATATCCTCAACCGCAAGGGCGGCGAGGGCGATGCCAACAAGGCCGTCATCGACAAACTGGTCGAGGTTGGCGGGCTGATGGCGCGCGGCAAGATCAAGCACAGCTACCCGCACTCCTGGCGCTCCAAGGCGCCGATCATCTACCGCAACACGCCGCAGTGGTTCGTGGCTGTGGATCGCGAGCTGGGCGATGGGCTCGACAATTACGGCAAGACCATCCGTGAACGCGCGCTGACCTCGATCGACCAGCTGGTGAAATGGACACCGCAGACCGGTCGCAACCGTCTTTATTCCATGATCGAAGCGCGCCCCGACTGGGTGCTATCGCGCCAGCGCGCCTGGGGCGTGCCGCTGACCTGCTTCACCAAGAAAGGCGCCCTGCCGACCGATTCCGACTATCTCTTGCGCAATGACGAGGTGAACGCCCGCATCGTTGCCGCATTCGAGGAAAAGGGCGCCGATGTCTGGTACGAGGACGGCTTCAAGGAACAGGTTCTGGGCGGCATCGTCGACCCAGAGGCCTATGAGCAGGTCTTTGACGTGCTGGATGTGTGGTTCGATTCCGGCTCCACCCATGCCTTCGTGCTGCGCGACCGCGCCGATGGCACCGAGGACGGCATCGCCGATGTTTATATGGAAGGCACCGACCAGCACCGCGGCTGGTTCCACTCCTCCCTCTTGGAGGCCTGCGGGACCCTTGGCCGCGCCCCCTATCGCAATGTTGTGACCCACGGCTTTACGCTCGATGAGAAGGGCATGAAGATGTCCAAATCCCTGGGCAACACAATCGTGCCGGAAAAGGTCGTACAGCAGTACGGCGCCGATATCCTGCGCCTCTGGGTGGCCCAGACCGATTATACCGCCGACCAGCGCATCGGCCCGGAAATTCTGAAGGGCACTGCTGACAGCTACCGCCGCCTGCGCAATACCATGCGCTTCATGCTGGGTAGCCTTGGCGATTTCACCGAGGACCAGCGCGTCGCGCCCGCCGATATGCCCGAGCTGGAACAATGGGTGCTGCACCGCCTGGCCGAGCTGGATCATACCGTGCGCCAAGGCTACAAGGCCTTTGATTTCAATGGTGTGTGGCAGGCGATCTTCAACTTCGCCACGGTGGACCTGTCGGCCTTCTACTTCGATATCCGCAAGGATGCGCTTTATTGTGATGGTGATACGCTGAATGCCCGCGCCGCGCGCACTGTGCTCGATATCCTGTTCCACCGGCTGACCACATGGCTCGCGCCGATCCTGGTCTTCACCATGGAAGAGGTCTGGCTGGAACGCTTCCCGGGTGACGACAGTTCCGTGCATCTGGTGGATATCCCTGAAACTCCCGCTGACTGGCTGAACGAACCCCTGGCGGCAAAATGGGCGTCGATCCGTCAGGCCCGCCGGGTGGTGACTTCGGCGCTGGAAATCCAGCGTACCGACAAGGTGATCGGTGCCTCGCTTGAGGCTGCCCCGGTGGTGCATGTGCGCGATGCCGAGGTGCTGGCGGCGCTGAAATCGGTGAATTTCGCCGATATCTGCATCACCTCTGACGTGGTGCTGACCGGTGATCCTGCCCCGGCCGAAGCCTTCCGCATGCCCGAGGTGGATGGCATTTCGGTGGTCTTTGAAAAGGCTGACGGCGAGAAGTGTCAGCGCTGCTGGAAGATTCAGCCCGACGTCGGCAGCCACGCCCATCCGGGCGTCTGCGGCCGTTGCAACACCGCCCTTGGCTAA
- a CDS encoding VIT1/CCC1 transporter family protein, producing the protein MAEEHGHSQQEIRDRIGSPPGRGVLRDVVYGGIDGSVTTFAIVAGVAGAGLSPFVIVALGLANVLADGFSMAAGNYSGTKAELDDIRRLRQIENQHIDAHPDGERSEVREILRLKGLSGRVLEEATDEICKSRETWIDLMMEGEYGLSGVDPRPMKAALATFAAFLVAGMVPLLPFLFGLANAFAISSWMTMACFFAIGAFKSRWSLAPWWRSGGETLLIGGAAAAMAYGVGMLFHA; encoded by the coding sequence ATGGCAGAAGAACACGGCCACAGCCAGCAGGAAATCAGGGATCGTATCGGCTCGCCGCCGGGGCGCGGTGTGCTTCGAGACGTGGTCTATGGCGGCATCGATGGCTCGGTCACGACCTTTGCGATCGTGGCAGGCGTTGCGGGTGCGGGGCTGTCGCCTTTCGTGATCGTCGCACTTGGCCTTGCGAATGTGCTGGCCGATGGGTTTTCCATGGCAGCAGGCAACTACTCTGGAACCAAGGCCGAACTGGACGATATCCGGCGCCTGCGCCAGATCGAAAACCAGCATATCGATGCCCACCCAGATGGAGAGCGCAGCGAGGTGCGCGAAATCCTACGGCTTAAAGGGCTGAGTGGACGGGTTCTGGAAGAAGCCACCGATGAGATCTGCAAGAGCCGCGAGACTTGGATCGACCTGATGATGGAGGGGGAGTACGGCCTTTCTGGTGTCGATCCACGCCCGATGAAGGCGGCCTTGGCCACCTTTGCCGCTTTCCTGGTGGCAGGGATGGTGCCGCTGTTGCCTTTTCTGTTCGGGCTGGCGAATGCCTTTGCGATCTCGTCCTGGATGACCATGGCGTGCTTCTTTGCGATAGGTGCCTTCAAAAGCCGTTGGTCCCTTGCGCCCTGGTGGCGTTCGGGGGGGGAGACCCTGCTCATCGGCGGTGCGGCAGCTGCCATGGCCTATGGTGTGGGGATGTTGTTTCACGCCTGA
- a CDS encoding YcjX family protein has translation MVLTSLADSTARRVEALGSSLSEALFEPSLRLGVTGLARAGKTVFITSLVANLMNRGRMLQLSAAREGRIETAFLQPQPDDTVPRFDYENHLAALTGPEPNWPDSTRAVSELRLSLKVRPTGLLSGLQGPRVLHLDIVDYPGEWLLDLSLLDKSYEDWSAEVLARIDARSQAQGFMAAISSCDGDAPHDEPLAQAVAAAFTEYLKAAREAGFYDCTPGRFLLPGDLAGSPVLTFAPVRAGQAKAPRGSLRREMARRYEAYKTQVVRPFFRDHFSRIDRQVVLVDALGAIHSGPPAVEDLRQSMADILGAFRPGRNRFLTRVLGGKRVERILFAATKADHLHHEQHPQLTSIIEALTRDAQDRARFAGAETAALALASIRATTEEMRRHEGRDLPCVRGTLLDSGKQAAFYPGALPQDPGKLLVPARQGVERWLEGDYQTMRFAPATLDLKPGDGPPHIRLDRAAEFLIGDRL, from the coding sequence GTGGTACTGACATCCCTAGCCGACAGCACGGCCCGCAGGGTAGAGGCCCTTGGCAGCAGCCTGTCCGAGGCCCTTTTCGAGCCTTCTTTGCGCCTTGGTGTGACGGGCCTGGCGCGGGCGGGCAAGACGGTCTTCATTACCTCCTTGGTCGCCAACCTGATGAACAGGGGGCGTATGCTGCAGCTTTCGGCGGCGCGGGAGGGGCGGATCGAGACGGCCTTTCTGCAGCCCCAGCCCGATGACACGGTGCCGCGCTTTGACTATGAAAACCACCTGGCAGCCCTGACCGGCCCCGAACCGAATTGGCCGGACAGTACGCGGGCGGTCTCGGAGCTGCGGCTGAGCCTCAAGGTACGGCCAACCGGTCTTTTGTCTGGTCTGCAGGGGCCGCGTGTGCTGCACCTTGATATCGTCGATTATCCGGGCGAATGGCTTTTGGATCTGTCCCTTCTGGACAAGAGTTATGAGGATTGGTCAGCAGAGGTTCTGGCGCGGATCGATGCACGCAGCCAAGCGCAGGGTTTTATGGCGGCGATTTCCTCTTGCGACGGCGATGCGCCCCATGATGAGCCACTGGCGCAGGCCGTTGCTGCGGCCTTTACCGAGTACCTGAAAGCAGCCCGTGAGGCGGGGTTTTACGACTGCACGCCCGGGCGGTTTCTACTGCCGGGGGATCTGGCGGGATCGCCGGTTTTGACCTTTGCGCCGGTGCGGGCCGGGCAGGCAAAGGCGCCGCGTGGCAGCCTGCGCCGCGAGATGGCGCGCCGCTATGAGGCTTACAAGACGCAGGTGGTGCGGCCCTTTTTCAGGGATCATTTCTCGCGCATTGACCGTCAGGTGGTGCTGGTGGATGCGCTGGGTGCCATTCACTCTGGCCCGCCCGCAGTCGAGGATCTGCGCCAGTCGATGGCGGATATCCTCGGCGCATTCCGACCCGGTCGCAATCGGTTTCTGACGCGGGTTCTGGGTGGCAAACGGGTAGAGAGGATCCTCTTTGCAGCCACAAAGGCGGATCATCTGCACCACGAGCAGCACCCGCAGTTGACTTCCATTATCGAGGCTTTGACCCGCGATGCGCAGGACCGGGCCCGTTTTGCCGGGGCGGAGACGGCGGCGCTCGCACTGGCCTCGATCCGGGCGACAACCGAAGAAATGCGCCGACACGAAGGGCGGGATCTTCCCTGCGTGCGCGGCACCCTGCTGGACAGTGGGAAACAGGCCGCCTTTTATCCTGGTGCCTTGCCTCAGGATCCGGGCAAACTGCTGGTCCCGGCGCGGCAAGGGGTCGAACGCTGGCTCGAAGGTGACTATCAGACCATGCGCTTTGCCCCGGCGACCCTTGATCTGAAACCCGGGGACGGCCCGCCCCACATTAGGTTGGATCGGGCTGCGGAGTTCCTGATCGGAGACCGGCTATGA
- a CDS encoding YcjF family protein, translated as MTQGPVVFDLEHDPQPAPKVSEAAPVPDIAPAGGSDSSPVALEQAVLIAARPRSRLSRWFWGILLSLFGAAASLAVWDFATSLVARLPVLGWAVSAGLVALLILALIMLVREGLALARLRRVDDLRSRAAQVRTAAAVNMSAAREIEGQINGFYAHRKDLSWPRARLAERSGEVMDGDAVLDLVEEELLAPLDARALVEVEAAARQVALVTALVPLALADVVVALSASVRMIRRVAEIYGGRSGLFSSWRLMRAVLAHLVATGAVAAGDDMLESVLGGSVLSKLSRRFGEGVVNGALSARVGIAAMEVCRPMPFSAGRKPSTRKVVQGALSGLFSKRKTDPQSK; from the coding sequence ATGACCCAGGGTCCCGTGGTTTTCGATCTGGAGCACGACCCCCAGCCTGCACCCAAGGTGAGTGAGGCTGCGCCGGTGCCTGACATTGCACCTGCGGGCGGGAGCGATTCATCCCCTGTGGCGCTGGAGCAGGCCGTCTTGATCGCGGCGCGTCCCCGCTCGCGTCTGTCGCGGTGGTTCTGGGGGATACTCCTGTCGCTGTTTGGGGCAGCGGCCTCTCTCGCGGTTTGGGATTTCGCCACCTCCTTGGTCGCGCGCTTGCCGGTTCTGGGCTGGGCGGTGAGTGCGGGGCTGGTGGCCTTGCTGATTCTGGCGCTGATCATGCTGGTGCGGGAAGGGCTGGCACTGGCTCGGTTGCGCCGGGTGGATGATTTGCGCAGTCGCGCTGCGCAGGTGCGGACCGCAGCCGCGGTGAATATGAGCGCCGCGCGCGAGATTGAGGGCCAGATAAACGGGTTTTACGCCCATCGCAAAGATCTCAGCTGGCCGCGCGCGCGTCTGGCGGAGCGCAGCGGGGAGGTTATGGATGGTGACGCTGTTCTGGACCTTGTCGAAGAGGAGCTGCTGGCGCCGCTTGATGCCCGCGCGCTGGTAGAGGTTGAGGCCGCGGCCCGGCAGGTGGCGCTGGTGACGGCGCTGGTGCCGTTGGCGCTTGCTGATGTCGTGGTGGCGCTTTCGGCCTCGGTGCGGATGATCCGCCGCGTGGCCGAGATATACGGTGGCCGGTCTGGCCTTTTCAGTTCATGGCGGCTGATGCGGGCGGTTCTGGCGCATCTCGTTGCAACCGGAGCCGTGGCGGCAGGCGATGATATGCTCGAATCGGTTCTGGGAGGATCGGTGCTGTCCAAGTTGTCGCGCCGGTTTGGCGAGGGCGTGGTGAACGGTGCACTTTCGGCGAGGGTTGGCATCGCCGCGATGGAAGTATGCCGCCCGATGCCGTTTTCCGCAGGTCGGAAGCCTTCGACCCGAAAGGTGGTGCAAGGGGCGCTGTCCGGCTTGTTTTCCAAGCGAAAAACCGACCCGCAATCCAAGTAA
- a CDS encoding GNAT family N-acetyltransferase has translation MTPTLRPARSTDAGQMGEILHRFTRETTWMPDLYTGAEAIAFCGVMIDRGWVTVAETDQGIVGFLARDGAEICSLYLAAEACGQGIGKRLLDAAKGEVSRADQAPRLSLWTFQANKGAQRFYRREGFTEVRRSDGTRNEEGLPDIEYVWRPRREKLEMTA, from the coding sequence ATGACTCCGACGCTGCGCCCCGCGCGATCAACGGATGCCGGACAAATGGGTGAGATCCTGCACCGCTTTACCCGCGAGACCACCTGGATGCCTGATCTTTATACAGGGGCAGAGGCTATTGCGTTTTGCGGTGTGATGATCGACCGGGGCTGGGTTACCGTGGCTGAAACCGATCAGGGCATCGTCGGGTTTCTGGCGCGGGATGGAGCTGAGATCTGCTCTCTTTATTTGGCGGCCGAGGCCTGCGGGCAGGGCATTGGAAAGCGGCTTTTGGATGCTGCAAAAGGGGAGGTCAGCAGGGCCGACCAAGCCCCACGCCTGAGCCTTTGGACCTTCCAGGCCAATAAGGGCGCGCAGCGGTTCTATCGGCGTGAAGGGTTTACCGAAGTCCGGCGCAGCGATGGAACCCGAAACGAAGAGGGGCTGCCGGATATCGAGTACGTCTGGCGGCCGCGTAGGGAAAAACTGGAGATGACGGCATGA
- a CDS encoding DUF484 family protein — MSSIPAETPDTLRKKIIEKPDMVLDDPDVMNALVAANERAMGSNIVDLRGIAMERLEARLDRLEDTHRSVIAAAYENLAGTNQIHRAILRLMDPDDFPGFLASLDSEMAGILRVDALALVLETRQEDGSAAAERIGDVLKTVAPGFVAEFAAVGSRGGTDHQVSLRQIQSGSARIYGTKAEWIRSEACLRLDLGEGRLPGMLVLGSEDPHQFSPQHGTDLLAFFAGVFERTMRRWLA, encoded by the coding sequence ATGAGCAGCATCCCCGCCGAAACACCTGATACCCTTCGCAAGAAGATCATCGAAAAGCCCGACATGGTTCTGGACGACCCGGACGTCATGAACGCGTTGGTGGCCGCGAACGAGCGCGCAATGGGCTCAAACATCGTGGACTTGCGCGGCATCGCCATGGAGCGGCTCGAAGCGCGGCTGGACCGCCTGGAGGACACCCATCGTTCGGTCATCGCGGCTGCTTACGAAAATCTGGCCGGAACCAACCAGATCCACCGCGCCATCCTGCGCCTTATGGACCCGGATGATTTCCCCGGCTTCCTGGCAAGTCTCGACAGCGAAATGGCAGGCATCCTGCGCGTCGATGCTCTGGCACTGGTGCTGGAAACCCGGCAAGAAGACGGCTCTGCCGCCGCCGAACGCATTGGTGATGTGCTCAAGACAGTGGCGCCCGGTTTTGTTGCAGAATTTGCGGCCGTGGGCAGCCGGGGCGGCACGGACCATCAGGTCAGCCTGCGGCAGATCCAGAGCGGCAGCGCCCGCATTTATGGCACTAAGGCCGAGTGGATCCGCTCAGAGGCCTGTTTGCGTCTCGATCTGGGAGAGGGACGCCTGCCGGGCATGCTTGTGCTTGGCTCCGAAGACCCGCATCAGTTCTCGCCCCAGCACGGAACCGATCTTCTGGCCTTTTTTGCCGGCGTCTTTGAACGGACGATGCGCCGCTGGCTGGCATGA
- a CDS encoding methylated-DNA--[protein]-cysteine S-methyltransferase, which yields MEILSEASLQSPVGLLTLTASGGAITGLSWGVTSSVIAVPSEPDGILAEALQQLSAYFDGRLRVFDLPLHVAGSDYQRAVCAEMSAIPFGRTRTYGELARRIGSSAQAVGNACGANPIPILIPCHRVLGSSDLGGFSGRGGVETKVTLLRHEGAAGLLI from the coding sequence ATGGAGATCTTGTCCGAAGCGAGCTTGCAGTCGCCTGTCGGGCTGTTGACGCTCACCGCGTCAGGCGGTGCAATCACGGGCCTTTCTTGGGGCGTAACATCATCTGTCATCGCAGTCCCATCAGAGCCTGACGGAATACTGGCTGAGGCGTTGCAACAGCTCTCGGCCTACTTTGACGGTCGCTTACGGGTCTTTGATCTGCCGCTGCACGTGGCTGGATCGGACTATCAAAGGGCTGTCTGTGCTGAAATGTCAGCGATCCCGTTTGGCCGGACACGCACCTACGGCGAGCTGGCCCGGCGAATTGGCAGCTCGGCCCAGGCCGTTGGCAATGCCTGCGGCGCCAATCCCATTCCGATCCTCATTCCTTGCCATCGGGTTCTTGGCAGTTCGGATCTTGGGGGCTTCTCAGGGCGCGGCGGCGTCGAAACGAAGGTAACCCTGCTGCGCCATGAAGGCGCGGCAGGGCTGCTTATCTGA
- a CDS encoding tyrosine recombinase XerC, whose translation MSLISQAMISAACRDALQTWLESLSALGGAADNTVNAYRTDVSGFLAFMTNHHGAPQGLGALAQISTADMRAWMASERGTGTGSRSLARKLSSVKTFYRWLAAREGFEPTAVLATRSPKFQKKLPRPLAEDAARAVIETVELQSTTDWIAARDVAVVTLLYGCGLRISEALGLTGSDAPLPPVLRITGKGGKERVVPVIAAARDAVDRYLRLCPHPREAASPLFRGARGGALNPRLVQKVMAQARAQLGLPATATPHALRHSFATHLLEAGGDLRAIQELLGHASLSTTQAYTAVDTAHLMEVYNRAHPKA comes from the coding sequence ATGAGCCTGATCTCTCAGGCCATGATCTCAGCGGCCTGCCGGGACGCGCTACAGACCTGGCTGGAGAGCCTCAGCGCTCTGGGCGGCGCGGCTGACAATACGGTCAACGCCTACCGAACCGACGTCAGCGGATTTCTGGCGTTCATGACGAACCATCACGGCGCGCCGCAGGGCCTCGGTGCGCTGGCGCAGATTTCCACCGCGGACATGCGCGCCTGGATGGCCTCTGAGCGCGGCACCGGCACCGGATCACGGTCACTGGCCCGCAAACTCAGTTCTGTCAAAACCTTCTACCGCTGGCTGGCCGCCCGTGAAGGGTTCGAACCAACGGCCGTTCTGGCCACTCGTTCTCCGAAGTTCCAAAAGAAACTGCCTCGCCCCCTCGCCGAGGACGCTGCGCGCGCGGTGATCGAGACGGTCGAGCTGCAATCGACAACCGATTGGATCGCTGCGCGCGATGTGGCCGTTGTCACCCTTCTGTATGGCTGCGGTTTGCGCATCTCAGAGGCGCTGGGTCTGACCGGATCGGATGCACCCCTGCCGCCGGTGTTGCGCATTACCGGCAAGGGCGGCAAAGAGCGCGTGGTACCGGTGATCGCTGCCGCGCGCGATGCTGTCGATCGTTACCTGCGCCTCTGCCCGCACCCGCGGGAGGCCGCATCACCCCTGTTTCGCGGGGCCCGTGGCGGCGCCCTTAATCCAAGGCTGGTGCAAAAGGTGATGGCGCAGGCGCGCGCGCAGCTGGGGCTGCCCGCTACGGCCACGCCACATGCGCTCCGACACAGTTTCGCAACCCACCTACTGGAGGCCGGCGGCGACCTGCGAGCCATCCAGGAGCTTTTGGGCCATGCCTCCCTGTCGACCACCCAAGCCTATACCGCCGTGGACACAGCGCATCTCATGGAGGTCTACAACCGGGCGCATCCAAAAGCGTGA